A window of the Vigna angularis cultivar LongXiaoDou No.4 chromosome 3, ASM1680809v1, whole genome shotgun sequence genome harbors these coding sequences:
- the LOC108319339 gene encoding interactor of constitutive active ROPs 2, chloroplastic, with protein sequence MQTPKARAGSSEVPRKCPASPQTARKMKTPGSDTDSVSSSPKPASKTPKNKSPKVTERKSPRSPVSEKKKPSRVQELESQLTQLEEDLRRTKDQLNSSESWKKRAQQEAEEAKKQLLAMSKELDESQQQLLELSASEEERLQELRKISQDRDREWQSELEAVQKQHSMDSTALVSAMNEIQKLKIQLERVRESEAVHISNAESDNAEIEDLKMELDEALTLVEKLKNELSDCKESESRALEVVGKTQMQLESANKTVETVQLEGVKTLEAYKSLALELEQSRVQVKSLEELVSKLQTDLVAPANKNTSDPVNEVEHELAHNNAEDISQLKAELVSAKSEAAQLKSALDVSEIRYQEEYIRSTLQIRSAFEQLEHVKSESSQRQIALNEELKKAKADIEELRERLMDKESQLQGLSVDNEMLLSRIKQSQPSETESEAVVELKKLDADVIELKGRLLERETEVQNVTEENNALKMEVKRVELEKSKIPEEVVASAEAARAAEREALMKLDHITEEADKSNKRVTQVTEQLDAAQAANSELEAELRRLKVQSEQWRKAAEAAAAMISAGNNGKFVERTGSLDSSYNTISAKMSSPYSEDTDDDSPKKKNTNMLKKIGVLWKKNH encoded by the exons ATGCAGACACCAAAAGCAAG AGCTGGTTCTTCAGAAGTGCCAAGGAAATGTCCAGCGTCTCCTCAGACTGCTCGGAAAATGAAGACGCCAGGCTCTGACACTGACTCAGTCTCATCATCTCCAAAACCAGCTAGTAAGACACCAAAAAACAAAAGTCCAAAGGTCACAGAGCGCAAGTCACCACGAAGTCCAGTATCCGAG AAGAAGAAACCGAGTAGGGTCCAAGAATTGGAATCTCAGCTTACTCAACTTGAAGAAGATCTAAGGAGAACTAAGGACCAACTTAACTCCTCAGAGTCATGGAAGAAGAGAGCTCAGCAGGAGGCTGAAGAAGCAAAGAAGCAGCTTCTGGCCATGTCAAAAGAGCTTGACGAATCCCAGCAACAGCTTCTGGAATTATCTGCTTCTGAAGAGGAACGGCTTCAAGAACTCCGCAAGATTTCTCAAGATCGAGACCGAGAATGGCAATCTGAACTAGAGGCTGTCCAGAAGCAGCACTCAATGGATTCAACTGCTCTGGTGTCTGCCATGAATGAAATCCAGAAACTGAAAATTCAACTTGAAAGAGTGCGTGAATCTGAAGCTGTTCATATTAGCAATGCTGAGTCAGATAATGCTGAGATTGAAGACTTGAAGATGGAGCTTGATGAAGCCCTCACTCTAGTGGAAAAGCTGAAAAACGAGTTGAGTGATTGCAAGGAATCTGAATCCCGGGCTTTGGAAGTAGTTGGCAAAACTCAAATGCAATTAGAATCAGCAAACAAAACCGTGGAAACAGTCCAGTTAGAAGGTGTTAAAACATTAGAAGCTTATAAATCCTTAGCTTTAGAGTTGGAACAATCGAGAGTGCAAGTGAAATCATTGGAAGAACTTGTCAGCAAACTTCAGACTGATTTGGTTGCTCCTGCAAATAAAAATACGTCAGATCCAGTCAATGAAGTAGAACACGAACTAGCACACAACAATGCAGAGGATATAAGCCAGCTCAAAGCTGAGCTTGTTTCAGCCAAATCTGAGGCAGCACAGTTAAAATCTGCACTCGATGTTTCTGAGATACGGTACCAGGAAGAGTATATTCGGAGCACGTTGCAGATTAGAAGTGCTTTTGAACAACTGGAGCATGTAAAATCAGAATCTTCTCAGAGACAAATTGCGCTAAATGAGGAATTGAAGAAAGCTAAAGCTGATATTGAAGAGTTAAGGGAAAGGCTGATGGACAAGGAATCTCAGTTGCAGGGTTTGTCTGTGGATAATGAGATGCTCCTGTCAAGGATTAAGCAAAGCCAGCCTAGTGAAACGGAATCTGAAGCTGTGGTGGAGCTCAAAAAATTGGATGCTGATGTGATTGAGTTGAAGGGAAGATTGTTGGAGAGAGAGACGGAAGTGCAAAATGTAACTGAGGAAAACAATGCATTGAAGATGGAAGTAAAGAGGGTGGAATTGGAGAAGAGTAAAATCCCTGAAGAGGTTGTTGCTTCTGCTGAAGCAGCAAGGGCTGCAGAGCGTGAGGCTTTGATGAAACTTGACCACATAACTGAAGAAGCTGATAAGAGTAACAAAAGAGTAACACAGGTAACTGAGCAGTTAGATGCTGCGCAGGCTGCAAATTCTGAGTTAGAAGCTGAACTTAGGAGGTTGAAAGTTCAGTCAGAGCAGTGGAGAAAAGCTGCTGAAGCAGCTGCTGCTATGATTTCTGCTGGGAACAATGGAAAGTTTGTGGAGAGAACTGGCTCACTTGACAGTAGCTACAATACTATTAGTGCCAAGATGAGTTCTCCTTATTCAGAAGACACAGACGATGATTCCCCCAAGAAGAAAAATACCAACATGCTGAAGAAGATTGGAGTATTGTGGAAGAAGAATCATTAA